In the Carboxydothermus hydrogenoformans Z-2901 genome, one interval contains:
- a CDS encoding IclR family transcriptional regulator produces MVLEEKENKSGAPAVEMAIKILTYLSRYRNKNRTLAEIARDLNINKSSCHRILKVLLDYRLVSYDKNTRQFSLGSFLIVLGSRASEFNDYLKIAKQHLKELAETTKQTCVLVEPIANNRLVYIAKEEPEAAVRITVSIGQSFPVTSASFGKCYLAFLPEKEAREIVKEVGIKQFTDKSITNVEEFFQSLEVIRKQGYAVSFEEHTPGVFGISAPVFDNSGSVRMVVSCIGLASSVNEETINFYADKVKTTAQKITAIFSDM; encoded by the coding sequence ATGGTTTTAGAAGAAAAAGAAAATAAATCGGGAGCCCCGGCCGTGGAAATGGCTATCAAAATCTTAACTTATTTAAGTAGATACCGGAATAAAAACCGCACCCTTGCCGAAATTGCCCGGGACTTAAATATCAATAAAAGTTCCTGCCACCGGATATTGAAAGTTCTTCTGGATTACCGGCTGGTATCCTATGACAAAAACACCAGGCAGTTCAGCCTGGGATCTTTTTTAATTGTTTTAGGTAGCCGGGCTTCCGAATTCAACGACTACTTAAAAATTGCCAAACAGCATTTAAAAGAATTAGCAGAAACCACCAAACAAACCTGTGTCCTTGTAGAGCCAATCGCCAACAACCGCCTAGTTTACATTGCCAAAGAAGAGCCGGAGGCAGCAGTACGGATTACCGTCAGTATCGGTCAATCGTTTCCGGTAACCAGTGCTTCCTTTGGAAAATGTTATCTGGCCTTCCTTCCAGAAAAGGAAGCCAGGGAAATTGTAAAAGAGGTAGGAATCAAGCAATTTACCGACAAAAGTATTACCAATGTAGAGGAATTTTTTCAAAGTTTGGAGGTAATTCGAAAGCAGGGCTATGCGGTGAGCTTTGAAGAACACACTCCGGGGGTTTTTGGCATTAGCGCTCCTGTTTTTGATAACAGCGGAAGTGTTCGCATGGTTGTATCGTGTATTGGGCTTGCTTCTTCAGTGAATGAAGAAACAATTAATTTTTACGCTGACAAAGTTAAAACTACCGCGCAAAAAATCACCGCTATTTTTTCCGATATGTAA
- a CDS encoding thiolase domain-containing protein, which produces MRRVAIIGAGQTPYGDFPELGVKELFAMAFKEAIESVDKGIDPREIQQAFIGSLSAGSGFQLGQLAPLLMGHVGLPNVPAVRVENACASGGFALYNAINAVASGQCDIALAAGVEKMRDVSSTKAKYWLGISGDTEFERLAGLTFAGIYAIIARRYMEEYGLTREQLAKVAVKNHYHGKMNPKAQFRQEITVETVLKGAPVADPFTVWDCSPTSDGAAVVLLCSEDRVKEFTDHPVFIIGYGIGSDYLALQDRDSITSFKATRQASTRAYQMAGITPKEIDFAEVHDCFTIAEILAYGDLGFGEKGEVIRLLEEGETYLGGRLPVNVSGGLKSKGHPIGATGCGQAYEVFNQLRGRVKNPERQIKNAEVGLSHNVGGSGGTAAVFIYRREG; this is translated from the coding sequence ATGCGGCGGGTAGCCATCATCGGAGCCGGGCAAACTCCCTACGGCGATTTTCCAGAGCTGGGGGTTAAAGAGCTTTTTGCTATGGCTTTTAAGGAAGCAATAGAGAGTGTCGATAAAGGGATTGACCCCCGGGAAATCCAGCAGGCCTTTATTGGCTCTTTAAGCGCCGGCAGCGGTTTTCAATTAGGACAGCTTGCTCCCTTATTAATGGGACATGTGGGTTTACCCAATGTTCCGGCGGTAAGGGTGGAAAATGCCTGTGCTTCGGGTGGATTTGCGTTATATAATGCGATTAATGCGGTTGCTTCCGGACAGTGCGATATTGCTCTTGCTGCCGGGGTTGAAAAAATGCGGGATGTTTCTTCGACCAAAGCCAAATACTGGCTTGGGATTTCCGGCGATACCGAGTTTGAAAGACTGGCAGGCTTAACCTTTGCCGGGATTTACGCTATAATTGCCCGGCGCTATATGGAGGAATACGGCCTTACCCGGGAGCAGCTGGCCAAAGTAGCGGTGAAAAACCACTATCACGGCAAAATGAATCCCAAGGCTCAATTCAGACAGGAAATAACGGTGGAAACGGTGTTAAAGGGAGCACCGGTAGCTGATCCCTTTACGGTGTGGGACTGCTCACCTACCAGTGACGGAGCAGCGGTTGTTTTACTTTGCAGTGAAGACCGGGTAAAAGAGTTTACCGACCATCCAGTCTTTATCATCGGCTATGGAATTGGGTCCGATTACCTGGCTTTGCAGGATCGAGACAGTATTACAAGTTTTAAAGCCACCCGGCAGGCAAGCACCAGAGCTTATCAGATGGCCGGAATAACTCCAAAAGAAATTGATTTTGCGGAAGTGCATGACTGCTTTACTATTGCCGAAATTTTAGCTTACGGTGACCTTGGCTTTGGCGAAAAGGGAGAGGTGATTAGGCTATTGGAAGAAGGGGAGACCTACCTTGGTGGACGCCTTCCGGTAAATGTCAGCGGCGGACTTAAAAGTAAGGGCCATCCTATTGGAGCTACCGGCTGCGGTCAGGCATACGAAGTGTTTAACCAGCTCCGGGGAAGGGTCAAAAATCCGGAGCGCCAGATAAAAAATGCCGAAGTAGGCTTATCCCACAATGTAGGCGGTTCCGGAGGAACGGCAGCGGTGTTTATTTACCGGAGGGAGGGGTAG
- a CDS encoding MoaD/ThiS family protein gives MIKVKVNYALFYDLPKEEIELAAGSIEELKELLASRLKNPFSIAVNGQIATDNQLLKDGDEVFVFPYLSGG, from the coding sequence ATGATTAAAGTTAAGGTAAATTATGCTTTATTTTACGACCTTCCCAAAGAAGAAATTGAACTTGCGGCAGGAAGTATTGAAGAGTTAAAGGAGCTTTTGGCCTCAAGACTTAAAAATCCCTTTAGTATTGCGGTTAACGGACAGATAGCAACTGACAACCAGCTGCTAAAAGATGGGGATGAAGTATTTGTCTTTCCCTACTTAAGCGGTGGTTAA
- a CDS encoding acyl-CoA dehydrogenase family protein yields the protein MDFTISEELQMMVQTVKDFVDNEVDPISQQIDEEDRVPEEIIQKARELGLFGLSIPEEYGGVGSIGMLGKCIIYEQLGRTANGFTTLIGAHTGIGTTGIVELGTEEQKRRYLPDLASGKKLAAFALTEPEAGSDAASIRTTAVKKGDRYILNGVKHFITNGPDADVFTIIAVTDKSKGAKGGITAFIVEKNFPGFKVGTIEKKMGLRGSHTSEIILEDCEVPEENVLGNVGEGYINALKILAKGRVGLAARCVGSMQKLLELSTRYAQQRVQFGKPISSFQAIQHMLAEMAVDIEATRWFAYRVAWLVDQGAKVIKEAAAVKLFASEAYGRVVDKAVQIFGGMGYMKEFPIERYYRDARITRIYEGTSEIQKNIIASQILKELG from the coding sequence ATGGATTTCACGATCAGTGAAGAACTGCAAATGATGGTGCAGACGGTCAAGGATTTTGTGGATAACGAAGTTGACCCCATCAGCCAGCAAATTGATGAAGAAGACCGGGTGCCGGAAGAAATTATCCAGAAAGCAAGAGAACTTGGACTCTTTGGTTTGAGCATCCCGGAAGAGTATGGCGGTGTGGGCAGCATTGGCATGCTGGGCAAATGTATAATTTATGAGCAACTTGGACGTACCGCCAATGGTTTTACCACTTTAATTGGTGCGCATACCGGTATTGGTACCACTGGTATCGTGGAGTTAGGCACCGAAGAACAAAAAAGAAGATATTTACCTGACCTTGCCTCGGGGAAAAAATTAGCTGCCTTTGCTTTAACTGAACCAGAGGCTGGTTCTGATGCCGCAAGTATCAGGACAACAGCCGTTAAAAAGGGAGACCGCTATATTTTAAACGGGGTAAAGCATTTTATCACCAACGGTCCAGATGCCGATGTCTTTACCATTATTGCGGTAACCGATAAAAGCAAAGGGGCTAAAGGTGGGATAACGGCGTTTATTGTCGAAAAGAACTTTCCTGGTTTTAAAGTGGGAACTATTGAGAAAAAAATGGGACTGCGAGGTTCCCATACCTCGGAAATTATCTTGGAAGACTGCGAAGTTCCGGAAGAAAACGTCCTGGGCAATGTCGGCGAAGGTTATATCAATGCCCTGAAAATCCTGGCTAAAGGGCGGGTAGGACTGGCTGCTCGCTGTGTTGGTTCCATGCAAAAACTTCTGGAGCTGTCTACCCGTTATGCCCAGCAGCGGGTCCAGTTTGGTAAGCCTATTTCGTCTTTCCAGGCTATTCAGCATATGCTGGCGGAGATGGCCGTAGATATTGAAGCAACCAGATGGTTTGCCTACCGGGTAGCCTGGCTTGTGGACCAGGGAGCAAAGGTCATTAAAGAGGCTGCTGCCGTCAAACTGTTTGCTTCGGAAGCTTATGGCCGGGTGGTCGATAAAGCGGTACAGATTTTTGGCGGCATGGGTTATATGAAAGAGTTCCCCATTGAAAGATACTACCGGGATGCCCGGATTACCAGGATTTATGAAGGAACTTCGGAAATTCAGAAGAATATAATAGCTTCCCAGATTTTAAAGGAACTGGGTTAA
- a CDS encoding aldehyde ferredoxin oxidoreductase family protein, with amino-acid sequence MLGYTGKIAYIDLSNQKVEIKPTPFKLAEKFIGGSGLAARLLYDYIKPEIDPLAPEAYVAVMAGPVTGTALPASSRYAVCGRSPLTGYWGEATSGGKFGAYLKRAGFDGLIITGKAQDMVYLEVKNGRVEIKPGSNLKGLDSYEMQEELKKVYGSNVSIAGIGVAGERLMPMAAVMNDHGRAAGRMGFGAVFGSKNLKAIVVDGQGEVPVAAKEELKELAKQLTAAYKKEMELFTQYGTLGYLDIGYYFGDTPVKYFTKGLFPIDKVNARKFREEYSIHPRACWGCPIACGRELNFKGRIVDGPEYETAVTYGPLLENFDMDTIIEANDIANRYGFDTISTGVSLAFLMYLKEENLLPENLKAEVPDFGDSKGILEALRLTGENSGIGQLIGKGVARVAEELGLSQDYAAAVRRLEIPMHEPRAFTGQALSYATGPRGACHLRGSFFEVDLGIAKDPDFGVVPGPRFNLDGRVEAVVKFQSLRELDNCLVKCSFAFTPLKAVVGALSYTTGVAWTPEKVVEAANNSITIKRAISFNLGSSPADDRLPGHVKKPLAEGGAFGNVPEIEKYLPEFYQLRGWNSDGTISREFLARLLADD; translated from the coding sequence ATGCTGGGTTACACAGGGAAAATAGCGTATATTGACTTATCAAACCAGAAAGTTGAGATAAAGCCTACGCCATTCAAGCTTGCCGAAAAATTTATCGGTGGCAGTGGCCTTGCAGCAAGGCTTCTTTATGATTACATTAAGCCGGAAATTGATCCCCTGGCTCCGGAAGCTTATGTGGCAGTGATGGCTGGCCCGGTTACGGGAACCGCTCTACCGGCTTCTTCCCGCTATGCAGTTTGTGGCCGTTCACCATTAACCGGCTACTGGGGCGAGGCTACCTCTGGCGGAAAATTTGGGGCATATCTTAAAAGAGCCGGTTTTGATGGTTTAATTATTACCGGTAAAGCTCAGGATATGGTATATCTTGAAGTCAAAAATGGCAGGGTGGAGATTAAACCCGGCAGCAACTTAAAAGGTCTTGATTCCTATGAAATGCAGGAAGAGCTCAAAAAAGTTTACGGCAGTAATGTCAGCATTGCAGGCATTGGGGTAGCCGGCGAAAGGTTAATGCCGATGGCTGCGGTGATGAACGACCACGGTCGGGCTGCCGGGAGAATGGGTTTTGGAGCGGTTTTTGGCAGTAAAAACCTAAAAGCCATCGTAGTCGATGGACAGGGAGAAGTACCGGTTGCTGCTAAAGAAGAGCTGAAAGAATTGGCAAAGCAATTAACGGCTGCTTATAAAAAGGAAATGGAGCTCTTTACCCAGTACGGGACTTTAGGATATCTGGATATTGGCTATTATTTTGGCGATACTCCGGTGAAATATTTTACCAAAGGATTATTTCCGATAGATAAGGTCAATGCCAGAAAGTTCAGAGAGGAATATTCAATCCATCCCAGAGCCTGCTGGGGTTGTCCAATTGCCTGTGGACGCGAACTTAATTTCAAAGGTAGAATTGTTGATGGTCCCGAATACGAAACAGCGGTTACTTACGGACCGCTTCTGGAAAACTTCGATATGGATACTATTATTGAAGCCAATGATATTGCCAACCGTTATGGCTTTGACACTATTTCCACCGGTGTTAGCCTGGCCTTTTTAATGTACTTAAAAGAAGAGAATTTGCTTCCCGAAAACTTGAAGGCCGAAGTGCCTGATTTTGGAGATAGCAAGGGAATTCTTGAAGCGTTAAGGCTAACCGGAGAAAACAGCGGCATTGGTCAGCTGATAGGCAAGGGAGTTGCCAGAGTGGCCGAAGAGCTTGGTTTGTCTCAGGACTATGCTGCGGCTGTAAGAAGATTGGAGATACCCATGCATGAACCAAGAGCCTTTACCGGTCAGGCGTTATCCTATGCAACCGGTCCCCGGGGAGCCTGTCATTTAAGAGGAAGTTTCTTTGAAGTTGACCTGGGGATTGCTAAAGATCCGGACTTTGGAGTAGTGCCGGGACCGAGGTTTAACCTTGATGGCCGGGTTGAAGCAGTAGTGAAGTTCCAGAGCTTACGGGAACTTGATAACTGTCTTGTAAAATGCAGCTTTGCCTTTACACCGTTAAAGGCTGTGGTGGGTGCTCTGTCTTATACTACCGGAGTTGCCTGGACGCCGGAAAAAGTGGTCGAAGCAGCAAACAATTCGATTACAATTAAGAGAGCCATTTCCTTTAATTTGGGAAGCAGTCCGGCCGATGATAGGCTACCCGGGCATGTGAAAAAGCCTCTTGCCGAAGGGGGAGCCTTTGGTAACGTTCCGGAGATTGAAAAATACTTGCCTGAATTTTATCAACTTCGGGGCTGGAATTCCGATGGCACCATATCCCGGGAATTTTTAGCGAGGTTACTGGCGGATGATTAA